Proteins encoded by one window of Chromobacterium violaceum ATCC 12472:
- the hlyD gene encoding secretion protein HlyD, whose protein sequence is MKKWMIPAALLLAASLAGGYYLYQRQAEAARQGTLYGNVDIREVVLAFRVSGRLSSVQVDEGDSVQPGQILARLDVEPLKNNLNAALANEAASAARNALMRKGNRSEDIAQARSRLYAAQAAVVQADSEYKRQRDLVPAGGSSRQSLEAARSQRDQSVAQRDAAIQQLKALAAGFRPEEIAESDAQLKQARANVAAARLALKDASLQSPSAGIILARAVEAGSMVQAGTPAFTLSLRQPVWVRAYVGESQLGKFATGTEVQVSSDSHPEKIYRGVVGFVSPTAEFTPKSVETADLRTALVYRIRVVVGDADAGLGQGMPVTVRLAQ, encoded by the coding sequence ATGAAAAAATGGATGATTCCCGCGGCGCTGTTGCTGGCCGCCTCGCTGGCAGGCGGCTATTACCTTTACCAGCGGCAGGCGGAGGCGGCGCGCCAGGGCACGCTTTACGGCAATGTCGACATCCGCGAGGTGGTGCTGGCCTTTCGCGTCTCCGGCAGATTGTCCTCGGTCCAGGTGGACGAGGGCGACAGTGTGCAGCCGGGGCAGATTCTCGCCAGGCTCGACGTCGAGCCATTGAAGAACAACCTGAACGCCGCGCTGGCCAACGAGGCGGCCAGCGCGGCGCGCAATGCGCTGATGCGCAAGGGCAACCGTAGCGAGGACATCGCCCAGGCGCGCTCCCGGCTGTATGCGGCCCAGGCCGCAGTCGTCCAGGCCGACAGCGAATACAAGCGCCAGCGCGACCTGGTGCCGGCCGGCGGCAGCAGCCGGCAGTCGTTGGAGGCCGCCCGCTCGCAACGCGACCAGTCCGTGGCCCAGCGCGATGCCGCCATCCAGCAGCTGAAGGCGCTCGCCGCCGGCTTCCGTCCCGAGGAAATCGCCGAGTCCGACGCCCAGCTGAAGCAGGCGCGGGCCAATGTCGCCGCCGCGCGCCTGGCGCTCAAGGACGCCAGCCTGCAGTCCCCCAGCGCCGGCATCATCCTCGCCCGCGCGGTGGAGGCTGGCAGCATGGTCCAGGCCGGCACGCCGGCATTCACGCTGTCGCTGCGCCAGCCGGTATGGGTGCGCGCCTACGTCGGAGAAAGCCAGCTCGGCAAGTTCGCAACCGGGACGGAGGTGCAGGTCTCCAGCGACAGCCACCCCGAGAAAATCTATCGCGGCGTGGTGGGCTTCGTCTCGCCCACCGCGGAGTTCACGCCCAAGTCCGTCGAAACCGCCGATCTGCGCACCGCGCTGGTCTACCGGATACGCGTGGTGGTCGGCGACGCCGACGCCGGGCTCGGCCAGGGCATGCCGGTGACGGTAAGGCTGGCGCAGTGA
- a CDS encoding metal-dependent hydrolase: protein MMVATHVAFGAFCAVSAALILHLPAMMAVLLLAGGLAGSLLPDIDHPKSWLGRRIPFLSRPISYLFGHRGITHSLLAVVGVFYASAACLHDWGVRLGHAMPLVLGLCVGYASHLVGDWLTPAGIPLLWPIRIRFRAPLMLLRPKMAEPIMTVLLWFGAGFLMSRAL, encoded by the coding sequence ATGATGGTGGCCACCCATGTCGCATTCGGGGCGTTTTGCGCGGTTTCCGCCGCGCTGATCCTGCATCTACCCGCCATGATGGCGGTGCTGCTGCTGGCCGGCGGACTGGCCGGCTCATTGCTGCCGGACATAGACCATCCCAAGAGCTGGCTGGGCCGGCGCATTCCCTTCCTGTCCCGTCCCATCTCTTATCTGTTCGGCCATCGCGGCATTACTCACAGCCTGCTGGCGGTGGTCGGCGTGTTTTATGCCAGTGCCGCCTGCCTGCATGACTGGGGTGTTAGGCTGGGGCATGCGATGCCGCTGGTGCTGGGTCTGTGCGTAGGCTATGCCTCCCATCTGGTGGGCGATTGGCTGACCCCGGCCGGCATTCCATTGCTGTGGCCGATCCGGATACGCTTCCGCGCGCCGTTGATGCTGCTGCGCCCGAAAATGGCCGAACCCATCATGACGGTGCTGCTGTGGTTCGGGGCCGGCTTCCTGATGTCCCGCGCGCTCTAG
- a CDS encoding TIGR02285 family protein yields the protein MLVFPSAALRRKLAGFALLAFAAGASLAAEPYQITWVLSDWAPNFIIRDGKPTTGQNDVYLKLIIARWPEAEHRFMVMSTARSTLELQRGSQLCRMNLIPTPEREKFAFFTLTHMQLPLQLVIRRELAAQAPLNEAGEVVLEKLILKPGLRGITAAGRSYTAEIDRLLADRKGESNVRDIPNLPSNDGLFKLLELGRADYTLDYEPNFKYREEQNRDHPLASLPIAGAALIPVGIACPRTRWGRMAVMKIDQLLSEAVADPAYRQAQDRWLSPESVQRYRVELDRFYRQRARPADPARYALRR from the coding sequence ATGCTCGTCTTTCCGTCTGCCGCCTTGCGGCGAAAACTCGCCGGTTTCGCCCTGCTGGCGTTTGCCGCCGGAGCAAGCCTCGCGGCCGAGCCTTACCAAATCACCTGGGTGCTGTCGGACTGGGCGCCCAACTTCATCATTCGCGACGGCAAGCCCACCACCGGACAGAACGATGTCTACCTGAAACTGATCATCGCCCGTTGGCCGGAGGCCGAGCATCGCTTCATGGTGATGAGCACCGCGCGCAGCACGCTAGAGCTGCAGCGCGGCAGCCAGTTGTGCCGGATGAATTTGATCCCGACGCCCGAGCGCGAGAAATTCGCTTTTTTCACGCTGACTCACATGCAGCTGCCGCTGCAATTGGTGATCCGCAGGGAGCTGGCGGCGCAGGCGCCTTTGAACGAGGCGGGCGAAGTGGTACTTGAGAAATTGATCCTGAAGCCAGGGTTGCGCGGCATCACCGCCGCCGGCCGAAGCTATACGGCGGAGATCGACCGGCTGCTGGCCGATCGCAAGGGAGAGTCCAACGTCAGGGATATCCCCAACCTCCCCTCCAACGATGGCCTGTTCAAGCTGCTGGAGCTGGGTCGCGCCGACTACACGCTGGACTACGAGCCCAACTTCAAATACCGCGAAGAGCAAAACCGCGATCATCCATTGGCCAGCCTGCCCATCGCCGGGGCGGCGCTGATCCCGGTGGGCATCGCCTGTCCGCGCACCCGCTGGGGGCGGATGGCCGTGATGAAGATAGACCAGTTGCTCAGCGAGGCCGTGGCGGATCCCGCCTACCGCCAGGCGCAGGATCGCTGGCTGTCGCCGGAATCCGTGCAGCGCTACCGCGTCGAGCTCGACCGTTTCTACCGCCAGCGCGCGCGGCCCGCCGACCCCGCGCGCTACGCGCTGCGACGCTGA
- a CDS encoding methyl-accepting chemotaxis protein, with the protein MARTLSLKRRLLLQTVSAIALVCILGTLLMNTLRQQMLDDRHDQVRTQVENAASLVAMHERQAAAGLVPEAEAQKMAMRELASLRFDGDEYFFTLDRNLKWLSHGMNPKLVGKDMHGVKDGAGANIGALFEDAMRKGGGKGFVNYVWDKPGASAPQPKLAYFQTTPRWGWVVGTGLYLDDINATLTRQLLSVGAQVLLFMAVSLSLGWWVYRSVMRELGTEPSVAADIVREIAAGRLDREIEVDAGHQDSLLAHIREMQGQLRQLVGDIMRDAEELGRLNADVVDGARMVAGNSQGQSEGAAAMAASVEQLTVSINHIAQHASDARTVSQDSGQLSEAGSQVIARAVEEMQGISATVDLTEAAISELASKTATISSIMQVIKDIADQTNLLALNAAIEAARAGETGRGFAVVADEVRKLSERTAKATEQTADMIAEIQASSDLSRRNMSDTVARVKSGLELAEQGGELIQQLRGSAGQVVQVVNDISHALQEQGTASQDIARHVEQIAQVASGNAVAATQASESIQRIDEVTGNLRLSVAQFQV; encoded by the coding sequence ATGGCCAGAACCCTTTCCTTGAAGCGGCGCCTGTTGCTGCAGACTGTCAGCGCCATTGCCCTGGTCTGCATTCTGGGCACCTTGCTGATGAATACCCTGCGCCAGCAGATGCTGGATGACCGGCACGATCAGGTGCGCACCCAGGTGGAAAACGCCGCCAGCCTGGTGGCGATGCACGAGCGACAGGCCGCAGCGGGCCTGGTGCCCGAGGCGGAGGCGCAGAAGATGGCGATGCGGGAGCTGGCCAGCCTGCGTTTCGACGGCGACGAGTATTTCTTCACGCTGGACCGCAATCTGAAGTGGCTTTCCCATGGCATGAATCCCAAGCTGGTCGGCAAGGACATGCACGGCGTCAAGGACGGAGCGGGCGCCAATATCGGCGCGCTGTTCGAGGATGCGATGCGCAAGGGCGGGGGCAAGGGCTTCGTCAACTACGTCTGGGACAAGCCGGGCGCCAGCGCTCCCCAACCCAAGCTCGCCTACTTCCAGACCACTCCGCGCTGGGGCTGGGTGGTCGGCACCGGGCTGTATCTGGACGACATCAACGCCACGCTGACGCGGCAGCTGCTCAGCGTGGGCGCGCAGGTGCTGCTGTTCATGGCGGTCAGCCTGTCGCTGGGCTGGTGGGTGTACCGCAGCGTGATGCGGGAACTGGGAACCGAGCCTTCGGTGGCCGCCGACATCGTGCGCGAGATCGCCGCCGGGAGGCTGGACAGGGAAATCGAGGTGGATGCCGGCCATCAGGACAGCCTGCTGGCCCATATCCGCGAGATGCAGGGCCAGCTGCGCCAGTTGGTGGGCGACATCATGCGCGATGCCGAGGAGCTGGGCCGGCTGAACGCCGACGTGGTGGACGGCGCGCGCATGGTGGCAGGCAATTCCCAGGGGCAGAGCGAGGGCGCCGCGGCGATGGCGGCCTCGGTGGAGCAACTGACGGTCAGCATCAATCATATCGCCCAGCACGCGTCGGATGCCCGGACGGTGTCGCAGGACTCCGGCCAGCTGTCCGAGGCCGGCAGCCAGGTGATCGCGCGCGCGGTGGAGGAAATGCAGGGCATCAGCGCCACCGTGGACCTGACCGAAGCGGCGATTTCGGAGCTGGCGAGCAAGACCGCCACCATTTCCAGCATCATGCAGGTGATCAAGGACATCGCCGATCAGACCAATCTGCTGGCCTTGAACGCAGCGATAGAGGCGGCGCGGGCCGGCGAGACCGGCCGAGGCTTCGCCGTGGTGGCGGACGAGGTGCGCAAGCTGTCGGAGCGCACCGCCAAGGCCACCGAGCAGACCGCGGACATGATCGCCGAGATCCAGGCCAGCTCCGACCTGTCGCGCCGCAATATGAGCGATACGGTGGCCAGGGTGAAGTCGGGGCTGGAGCTGGCGGAGCAGGGCGGCGAGCTGATTCAGCAGCTCCGCGGCAGCGCCGGCCAGGTGGTGCAGGTGGTCAACGACATTTCGCATGCGCTGCAGGAGCAGGGCACGGCCAGCCAGGACATCGCCCGCCACGTCGAGCAGATCGCCCAGGTTGCGTCCGGCAACGCGGTCGCCGCCACCCAGGCCTCGGAAAGCATACAGCGGATAGACGAGGTGACCGGCAACCTCAGGCTGTCGGTCGCGCAGTTCCAGGTATAG
- a CDS encoding PadR family transcriptional regulator, with product MPFNPYQHPLHRMMRAMRGPRRRGGEDEALARGRKFGADDLQLLLLALISEKSCHGYELIKELASRSNGYYSPSPGVIYPALVHLEEAGQVTVASHGKRKCYSLADAGRERLAIHREHVELTLAKLVHIGRKMELARRAYAGEEIGEDGAAGWTRELIEARRALKHALLLRDQAGPDEQRRIAAILQRAAAEIAAARKPEDMHESRT from the coding sequence ATGCCATTCAATCCCTATCAACACCCGCTGCATCGAATGATGCGGGCAATGCGCGGGCCTCGTCGCCGCGGCGGCGAAGATGAGGCGCTGGCGCGGGGGCGTAAGTTCGGCGCAGACGACCTGCAACTGCTGTTGCTGGCGCTGATCAGCGAGAAGTCCTGTCACGGCTACGAATTGATCAAGGAGCTGGCGTCCCGCTCCAATGGCTATTACAGCCCCAGCCCGGGCGTGATCTATCCCGCCCTCGTCCACCTGGAAGAAGCCGGCCAGGTCACCGTCGCCAGCCATGGCAAGCGGAAGTGCTACTCGTTGGCCGATGCCGGGCGGGAACGCTTGGCCATCCACCGCGAACACGTGGAGCTGACCCTGGCCAAGCTGGTTCACATCGGCCGCAAGATGGAGCTGGCGCGCCGCGCCTACGCCGGCGAGGAAATCGGCGAGGATGGCGCGGCCGGCTGGACCCGGGAACTGATAGAGGCCAGGCGCGCGCTGAAACATGCGCTGCTGCTCCGAGACCAGGCCGGGCCTGACGAACAGCGCCGCATCGCGGCCATCCTGCAACGCGCCGCGGCCGAAATCGCCGCGGCGAGAAAACCGGAGGACATGCATGAATCCCGAACTTGA
- a CDS encoding siderophore-interacting protein, whose product MNPELEIQRLRLPLRFRLLQVARVSRLSPSMLRVTLSGEDLAGFASPSFDDHIKLLFPEAGAAEPVMPTLGADGGVRFPAGQPKPTMRDYTPRRFDPAAGELDIDFVVHAGCVAASWALDAKPGDKLGIGGPRGSRVIPQGFDWHWLLGDESALPAIARRLEELPENAQGLALILADSSYCRQALSAPAGIEVIWLYRDRDANLERALSLHDFPAGEGFVWAAGESGEMRAIHQQLKQRGLPKERMRVAGYWKRGDAGAHESISED is encoded by the coding sequence ATGAATCCCGAACTTGAAATCCAGCGCCTGCGGCTCCCGCTGCGTTTCCGCCTGCTGCAGGTGGCGCGCGTCTCGCGGCTGTCCCCGTCGATGCTGAGGGTCACGCTTTCCGGCGAAGATCTCGCCGGTTTCGCGTCCCCATCATTCGATGACCATATCAAGCTGCTCTTCCCGGAAGCCGGCGCCGCGGAACCGGTCATGCCGACGCTGGGCGCGGATGGCGGCGTCCGCTTTCCGGCCGGCCAGCCCAAGCCGACGATGCGCGACTACACGCCGCGCCGCTTCGACCCTGCAGCAGGAGAGCTGGACATCGATTTTGTCGTCCACGCCGGCTGCGTAGCCGCCAGCTGGGCGCTGGACGCCAAGCCCGGCGACAAGCTGGGCATTGGCGGTCCGCGCGGCTCGCGCGTCATTCCCCAAGGTTTCGACTGGCACTGGCTGCTGGGGGATGAGTCCGCTCTGCCGGCCATCGCCCGCCGGCTGGAGGAGTTGCCGGAAAACGCCCAAGGGCTGGCATTGATCCTGGCAGACTCGTCTTACTGCCGGCAAGCGCTGAGCGCCCCGGCCGGCATCGAAGTCATCTGGCTGTATCGCGACCGTGACGCCAACCTTGAGCGAGCGCTCTCCCTGCACGACTTCCCTGCCGGCGAGGGCTTTGTCTGGGCGGCGGGCGAAAGCGGAGAAATGCGCGCCATCCATCAGCAGCTCAAGCAGAGAGGCCTGCCAAAGGAAAGAATGCGGGTGGCCGGTTACTGGAAGCGCGGCGACGCAGGCGCCCACGAAAGCATCAGCGAAGATTGA
- a CDS encoding BMP family lipoprotein: MKMTFAIKTAGCAVAAALLAGPALAKDFNVAVVYDQAGKFDKSFNEAAYTGAERFKKEFKINYREGQPSNDAQKEQVLRNMARKGADLVVAVGFAYTQSIETVAKEFPNTKFTLVDSVAKGANVQSIAFKEQEGSFLVGMAAALKSKTGKVGYLGGMDVPLIRAFGCGYAQGARYVNPKAVVLQNMLGTTHTAFNDPSRGNELAKSQYDRGADVIFAAAALSNVGVIQAAKASGKYYIGVDSNQNYMQPGTVLTSMVKRVDNAVYETMRDAKDGKWKPSVKLMGLKENGVDWALDQYNRALITPEMEKKIVAARKDIIAGKIKVVDYRAANSCPVN, encoded by the coding sequence ATGAAAATGACGTTTGCGATCAAGACCGCAGGATGCGCCGTAGCCGCCGCCCTGCTCGCCGGCCCCGCGCTGGCCAAGGACTTCAACGTGGCCGTGGTGTACGACCAGGCCGGCAAGTTCGACAAGAGCTTCAACGAAGCGGCCTATACCGGCGCCGAACGCTTCAAGAAAGAGTTCAAGATCAATTACCGCGAAGGTCAGCCCAGCAACGATGCGCAGAAGGAACAAGTGCTGCGCAATATGGCGCGCAAAGGCGCCGACCTGGTAGTGGCGGTGGGCTTTGCCTACACCCAATCGATCGAGACCGTGGCCAAGGAATTCCCGAACACCAAGTTCACGCTGGTGGACTCGGTGGCCAAGGGCGCCAATGTGCAGAGCATCGCCTTCAAGGAACAGGAAGGCTCCTTCCTGGTGGGCATGGCCGCCGCGCTGAAGTCCAAGACCGGCAAGGTGGGCTACCTGGGCGGCATGGACGTGCCGCTGATCCGCGCCTTCGGCTGCGGCTACGCGCAAGGCGCCCGCTACGTGAACCCGAAGGCCGTGGTGCTGCAGAACATGCTGGGCACCACCCACACCGCCTTCAACGACCCGTCGCGCGGCAACGAGCTGGCCAAGAGCCAGTACGACCGCGGCGCCGACGTGATCTTCGCCGCGGCCGCGCTGTCGAACGTGGGCGTGATCCAGGCCGCCAAGGCCTCCGGCAAGTACTACATCGGCGTGGACAGCAACCAGAACTACATGCAGCCGGGCACCGTGCTGACCTCCATGGTCAAGCGCGTGGACAACGCCGTGTACGAAACCATGCGCGACGCCAAGGACGGCAAGTGGAAGCCCAGCGTCAAGCTGATGGGCCTGAAGGAAAACGGCGTGGACTGGGCGCTGGACCAGTACAACCGCGCGCTGATCACGCCGGAAATGGAGAAGAAGATCGTCGCCGCGCGCAAGGACATCATCGCCGGCAAGATCAAGGTGGTGGACTACCGCGCGGCCAACAGCTGCCCGGTGAACTGA
- a CDS encoding GNAT family N-acetyltransferase — MEVSTAPYQELPQALRREINVMLHLAYQCEGEADLDETLHRAELDAQSFCLLDGDGRVAAYAAVLGKSIAQQGQAYALGSLSCVATHPAMRGRGLGARAVKAASDWLRDCGRYDIAAFSCDAGLLPFYRAAAGWEAADVVLLANGDENALRSDMLGKAVVLELLSGRAQAAAASFQGAEINLDLPPGEFI; from the coding sequence ATGGAAGTGTCGACCGCCCCCTACCAGGAACTGCCGCAGGCCTTGCGGCGGGAAATCAATGTCATGCTGCACCTGGCCTATCAATGCGAGGGAGAGGCCGACCTGGACGAAACGCTGCACCGCGCCGAGCTTGACGCCCAGTCCTTCTGTCTGCTCGACGGCGACGGCAGAGTTGCCGCCTATGCGGCGGTGCTGGGAAAGTCCATCGCGCAGCAGGGGCAGGCTTACGCGCTTGGCAGCCTCAGCTGCGTCGCCACCCATCCGGCCATGCGCGGGCGCGGACTGGGCGCGCGCGCGGTCAAGGCCGCGTCGGACTGGCTAAGGGACTGCGGCCGTTACGATATCGCCGCCTTTTCCTGCGATGCCGGCTTGCTGCCATTTTACCGGGCGGCAGCGGGGTGGGAGGCGGCCGACGTCGTGCTGCTTGCCAATGGAGATGAAAATGCCTTGCGCAGCGACATGCTGGGCAAGGCGGTGGTGCTGGAGCTGCTGTCCGGGCGGGCTCAGGCGGCCGCGGCTTCGTTTCAGGGCGCCGAGATCAATCTCGATCTGCCGCCGGGAGAGTTCATCTGA
- the acnB gene encoding bifunctional aconitate hydratase 2/2-methylisocitrate dehydratase, with translation MLEAYRQHVAERAALGIPPLPLSAKQVEELVELLKNPPKGEEATLVELITHRVPPGVDDAAKVKASFLAAVAEGSAKSPLVSRELATELLGTMLGGYNIKPLIDLLDDPAVAKIAAAGLKKTLLMFDSFHDVKEKMDKGNAVAKEVIESWANAEWFTSRPEVAEKITVTVFKVPGETNTDDLSPAPDAWSRPDIPLHYLAMLKNTRADAAFKPEEDGKRGPMQFIDDLKKKGHLVAYVGDVVGTGSSRKSATNSVVWATGQDIPFVPNKRFGGVTLGGKIAPIFFNTQEDSGSLPIEVDVSKLEMGDVIDVYPYAGKIEKNGAVVAEFKLKSEVILDEVRAGGRINLIIGRGLTAKAREALGLPASTAFRLPKSPVDSGKGFSLAQKMVGRACGLPEGKGVRPGTYCEPKMTTVGSQDTTGPMTRDELKDLACLGFSADLVMQSFCHTAAYPKPVDVKMHKELPAFISTRGGVSLRPGDGVIHSWLNRLLLPDTVGTGGDSHTRFPIGISFPAGSGLVAFAAATGVMPLDMPESVLVRFKGKLQPGVTLRDLVNAIPLYAIKQGLLTVAKAGKKNIFSGRILEIEGLPDLKVEQAFELTDASAERSAAGCTVHLNKEPIVEYMRSNITLMKAMIADGYQDARTLERRIKSMEDWIANGQLLKGDADAEYAAVIEIDMNEIKEPIVACPNDPDDVKLMSEVSGTKIDEVFIGSCMTNIGHFRAASKLLEGKADIPVRLWVAPPTKMDAKQLTEEGHYGVLGRAGARLEMPGCSLCMGNQAQVREGATVMSTSTRNFPNRLGKNSNVFLGSAELAAICSKLGKIPTVEEYQSNIGIINEKGAEVYKYLNFDQIAEYQELAASKA, from the coding sequence ATGCTAGAAGCTTACCGTCAGCACGTTGCCGAGCGCGCCGCGCTGGGCATTCCGCCCCTGCCGCTGTCCGCCAAGCAGGTTGAAGAACTGGTCGAACTGCTGAAGAATCCGCCCAAGGGCGAGGAAGCCACGCTGGTCGAACTGATCACCCACCGCGTGCCGCCGGGCGTGGACGACGCCGCCAAGGTGAAGGCCTCCTTCCTGGCCGCCGTGGCCGAGGGCAGCGCCAAGTCGCCGCTGGTTTCGCGCGAGCTGGCCACCGAATTGCTCGGCACCATGCTGGGCGGCTACAACATCAAGCCGCTGATCGACTTGCTGGACGACCCCGCCGTCGCCAAGATCGCCGCCGCCGGCCTGAAGAAAACCCTGCTGATGTTCGATTCCTTCCACGACGTGAAGGAAAAGATGGACAAGGGCAACGCCGTCGCCAAGGAAGTGATCGAATCCTGGGCCAATGCCGAGTGGTTCACCAGCCGCCCTGAAGTGGCCGAGAAAATCACCGTCACCGTGTTCAAGGTGCCTGGCGAAACCAATACCGACGACCTGTCGCCGGCCCCGGACGCCTGGAGCCGCCCGGACATCCCGCTGCACTACCTGGCCATGCTGAAGAACACCCGCGCCGACGCGGCCTTCAAGCCGGAAGAGGACGGCAAGCGCGGCCCGATGCAGTTCATCGACGATCTGAAGAAGAAGGGCCATCTGGTCGCCTACGTCGGCGATGTGGTCGGCACCGGCTCCTCGCGCAAGTCCGCCACCAACTCGGTGGTGTGGGCCACCGGCCAGGACATCCCCTTCGTGCCGAACAAGCGCTTTGGCGGCGTGACGCTGGGCGGCAAGATCGCCCCCATCTTCTTCAACACCCAGGAAGATTCCGGCTCGCTGCCGATCGAAGTGGACGTGTCCAAGCTGGAAATGGGCGACGTGATCGACGTCTACCCGTACGCCGGCAAGATCGAGAAGAACGGCGCCGTGGTGGCCGAGTTCAAGCTGAAGTCCGAAGTGATCCTGGATGAAGTGCGCGCCGGCGGCCGCATCAACCTGATCATCGGCCGCGGCCTGACCGCCAAGGCGCGCGAAGCGCTGGGCCTGCCGGCTTCCACCGCATTCCGCCTGCCCAAGTCCCCGGTCGATTCCGGCAAGGGCTTCTCGCTGGCGCAAAAGATGGTCGGCCGCGCCTGTGGCCTGCCGGAAGGCAAGGGCGTGCGTCCGGGCACCTACTGCGAACCGAAGATGACCACCGTCGGCTCGCAGGACACTACCGGCCCGATGACCCGCGACGAGCTGAAAGACCTGGCCTGCCTGGGCTTCTCCGCCGACCTGGTGATGCAATCGTTCTGCCACACCGCCGCCTATCCGAAGCCGGTGGATGTGAAGATGCACAAGGAACTGCCGGCCTTCATCTCCACCCGCGGCGGGGTGTCGCTGCGTCCGGGCGACGGCGTGATCCACAGCTGGCTGAACCGCCTGCTGCTGCCGGATACCGTCGGCACCGGCGGCGACAGCCACACCCGTTTCCCGATCGGCATTTCCTTCCCGGCCGGCTCCGGCTTGGTGGCCTTCGCCGCCGCCACCGGCGTGATGCCGCTGGACATGCCGGAGTCGGTGCTGGTGCGCTTCAAGGGCAAGCTGCAGCCGGGCGTCACCCTGCGCGACCTGGTCAACGCCATCCCCTTGTACGCGATCAAGCAAGGCCTGCTGACCGTGGCCAAGGCCGGCAAGAAGAACATCTTCTCCGGCCGCATCCTGGAAATCGAAGGCCTGCCGGATCTGAAGGTCGAGCAAGCGTTCGAGCTGACCGACGCCTCGGCCGAGCGTTCCGCCGCCGGCTGCACCGTGCACCTGAACAAGGAGCCGATCGTCGAATACATGCGCTCCAACATCACGCTGATGAAGGCGATGATCGCCGACGGTTACCAGGACGCGCGCACGCTGGAACGCCGCATCAAGTCGATGGAAGACTGGATCGCCAACGGCCAGCTGCTGAAGGGCGATGCCGACGCCGAATACGCGGCGGTGATCGAGATCGACATGAACGAGATCAAGGAGCCCATCGTCGCCTGCCCGAACGACCCGGACGATGTGAAGCTGATGTCCGAAGTGTCCGGCACCAAGATCGACGAAGTGTTCATCGGCTCGTGCATGACCAATATCGGCCACTTCCGCGCCGCGTCCAAGCTGCTGGAAGGCAAGGCGGATATCCCGGTGCGCCTGTGGGTGGCCCCGCCGACCAAGATGGACGCCAAGCAGCTGACCGAGGAAGGCCACTACGGCGTGCTGGGCCGCGCCGGCGCCCGCCTGGAAATGCCGGGCTGCTCGCTGTGCATGGGCAACCAGGCGCAGGTGCGCGAGGGCGCGACCGTGATGTCCACCTCCACCCGCAACTTCCCCAACCGCCTGGGCAAGAACTCCAATGTGTTCCTGGGTTCCGCCGAGCTGGCCGCGATCTGCTCCAAGCTGGGCAAGATCCCGACCGTGGAGGAGTACCAGTCCAACATCGGCATCATCAACGAGAAAGGCGCCGAAGTTTACAAGTACCTGAACTTCGATCAAATCGCTGAATATCAGGAGCTGGCCGCCAGCAAGGCCTGA
- the gcvA gene encoding transcriptional regulator GcvA — MSAYPPLNSLRIFEAAARLESFSAAAGELFVTHGAVSKQIKQLEDWLGVQLFERSGGRVRLTDAGWRYLVQVQDGLDLIANATSQLLQPNRQRRLTINSTPTFAAFWLLPRLAGFRSQLPELELHLVTSDRDLSRLDAPFDVAIRRGPGDWPGHIAKPFLKEWELPLCSPALLSRQPLAQAADLTQHTLLHADTRPTAWPRWLTLAGAPELKPACSLHFDKFSLALQAAVDGLGVVLGPLPMAHELIAAGKLVSPLPGPVVTVRDYCWVVPRMSAEDATVATFCRWLEGEAEKAGLSGVESG; from the coding sequence ATGAGCGCTTACCCCCCTCTCAATTCTCTTCGCATTTTCGAGGCCGCGGCAAGGCTGGAAAGCTTTTCCGCCGCCGCCGGCGAACTCTTCGTCACCCATGGCGCTGTGAGCAAACAGATTAAGCAGCTGGAAGACTGGCTGGGCGTGCAGCTGTTCGAGCGCAGCGGCGGGCGCGTCAGGCTGACCGATGCCGGCTGGCGCTATCTGGTTCAGGTCCAGGACGGGCTGGATTTGATCGCCAACGCCACGTCACAGCTGCTGCAACCCAATCGCCAGCGCAGGCTGACCATCAACTCGACGCCCACCTTCGCGGCATTCTGGCTCTTGCCGCGGCTGGCAGGCTTCCGCTCCCAGCTGCCGGAGCTGGAGCTGCACCTGGTGACCTCCGACCGCGACCTTTCGCGGCTGGACGCGCCATTCGACGTAGCGATCCGCCGCGGCCCCGGCGACTGGCCCGGCCATATCGCCAAGCCTTTCCTGAAGGAGTGGGAGCTGCCGCTGTGCAGCCCGGCGCTGCTCAGCCGCCAGCCGCTGGCCCAGGCCGCAGATTTGACCCAGCACACCTTGCTGCATGCGGACACCCGCCCCACGGCCTGGCCGCGCTGGCTGACGCTGGCAGGCGCGCCCGAGCTCAAGCCCGCCTGCAGCCTGCATTTCGACAAGTTCTCCCTGGCGCTGCAGGCCGCGGTGGATGGATTAGGCGTGGTGTTGGGCCCGCTGCCCATGGCGCACGAACTGATAGCTGCCGGGAAACTGGTCTCCCCTTTGCCGGGTCCGGTGGTGACCGTGCGGGATTATTGCTGGGTGGTGCCGCGCATGTCGGCCGAAGACGCGACAGTGGCGACTTTTTGCCGCTGGCTGGAGGGCGAGGCGGAAAAGGCGGGCCTGTCAGGCGTTGAGAGTGGCTAA